In Aegilops tauschii subsp. strangulata cultivar AL8/78 chromosome 3, Aet v6.0, whole genome shotgun sequence, one genomic interval encodes:
- the LOC109756848 gene encoding probable glycerol-3-phosphate acyltransferase 3, with the protein MALKPFSKSLLAFYRLLRRRLGNPLGQYHHLQSSSGISTCPKIIQTCLQLPQDDEHLRNKTLVLDVEGGLLRSISTFPYFMLIAIEAGSFLRGFILLCLYPLLCCLTQEVETMIMVMVCFVGLREEKVVRVARATLPKYFLEDVGREGLEVVRGVKRVAGVCRLIPRVMAEAFLKEYTGFEVVVGREVKMIRGRYVGLLGKESEARLGQAKFDQNEMIGFGSSSSYFDYDHHQLFSRCKVVHLVTREDKRKWSPLTRDQYPRPLIFHDGRLAFRPTPQATLAMFMWFPLALPLTVLRTLIFVKLPYSISVAVGAVIGVTTRVINSPVHSGQVGCDEPHAQPSPQGHLYVCNHRTLLDPVYISAMLNKQVSTVTYSVSRVSELLSPIGTVRLTRNRDEDRRRMEQSLRQGDLVVCPEGTTCREPYLLRFSPLFVELVDEVYPVALVNWSSMFHGTSTGNFKYLDHFYYFMNPRPAYDVQFMDKMPTRMAIQGKRCESKEVANLVQGEIGRTLGFRSTTLTRKDKYLRLAGNEGFADTK; encoded by the exons ATGGCTTTAAAGCCCTTCTCCAAATCCCTCCTTGCCTTCTACCGCTTACTTCGCCGAAGGTTAGGGAATCCGCTAGGCCAGTACCATCACCTGCAAAGCTCGAGCGGCATATCTACCTGTCCTAAGATCATCCAGACATGCTTGCAACTGCCACAAGATGATGAACACCTCCGGAACAAAACTCTAGTCCTAGATGTTGAAGGAGGTCTCCTGAGGTCTATATCTACCTTTCCTTATTTCATGCTTATTGCAATAGAGGCAGGTAGTTTCCTAAGAGGTTTCATCCTACTATGCCTCTACCCTTTGCTATGTTGCCTGACACAAGAAGTAGAAACAATGATCATGGTCATGGTGTGCTTCGTGGGATTAAGGGAGGAGAAGGTGGTTAGGGTTGCACGGGCTACTTTGCCCAAGTATTTCCTAGAGGATGTGGGGAGGGAAGGACTTGAGGTGGTGAGAGGGGTAAAGAGGGTGGCAGGGGTTTGTAGGTTGATCCCTAGGGTTATGGCGGAAGCATTTCTTAAGGAGTATACAGGATTTGAAGTGGTTGTGGGAAGGGAGGTGAAGATGATAAGAGGGCGTTATGTTGGTTTATTGGGAAAGGAGAGTGAAGCAAGGCTAGGGCAGGCAAAGTTCGACCAAAACGAGATGATAGGGTTTGGAAGCAGCTCAAGCTATTTTGACTATGATCATCACCAGCTTTTCTCTCGGTGCAAG GTAGTACACTTGGTGACACGAGAAGATAAGAGAAAATGGTCACCCTTGACAAGGGACCAGTACCCAAGACCCTTGATCTTCCATGATGGTAGGCTAGCCTTTAGGCCTACCCCCCAAGCCACCCTAGCCATGTTCATGTGGTTCCCACTTGCCCTCCCTCTCACTGTGCTCCGAACACTAATCTTTGTGAAACTGCCATATTCTATCTCCGTCGCAGTCGGGGCTGTAATAGGAGTAACGACCCGGGTCATCAACTCACCAGTCCACAGTGGTCAAGTGGGTTGTGATGAACCACATGCCCAGCCCAGCCCACAGGGCCACCTTTACGTGTGCAACCACCGCACACTTCTCGACCCGGTGTACATCTCGGCAATGCTGAACAAGCAGGTGTCAACCGTCACATACAGTGTCAGCCGTGTAAGTGAGCTCCTATCACCAATCGGGACTGTCCGGCTGACCCGAAACAGAGATGAGGACCGGAGGAGGATGGAGCAGTCACTGAGGCAGGGGGACCTGGTGGTCTGCCCTGAGGGGACCACATGCCGGGAGCCATACCTGCTGCGCTTCAGCCCTCTGTTTGTCGAGCTCGTTGATGAGGTCTACCCAGTGGCACTGGTGAACTGGTCCAGCATGTTTCACGGCACCTCCACCGGCAATTTCAAGTATCTAGACCACTTCTACTACTTCATGAACCCACGCCCAGCGTATGATGTTCAGTTCATGGACAAGATGCCAACAAGGATGGCGATCCAAGGGAAGAGATGCGAGAGCAAAGAGGTGGCCAATCTGGTGCAAGGTGAGATTGGTAGGACTCTTGGGTTTCGATCCACCACACTCACCCGTAAGGACAAGTACTTGAGGCTGGCAGGAAATGAAGGGTTTGCTGATACGAAGTAG
- the LOC109756850 gene encoding protein FAR1-RELATED SEQUENCE 5-like, with protein MAYVDAVAARNFVINLSGNVLAVHSQARPAEVHVPAVVGSEVILQWIKILDLRICFWIRGDIDVQNKENHGVESFADNISQANFDGWSGDDGYEHDDGANMDIEEAEIQQRALETQLKVMGMTFASQWEAYMFYNNYAKDRGFSIRKDKVKRVKGLSTTIRYRRYVCSRAGKRLSKFLNPEGRTHRLRPETRCECGAHLVVKLDKGRGVWFVAAFMDDHNHLLARADELVFLRPHRVMGDHQIAEILAMEGAGIRKHIIVDNFISRHGSYDKCGFLRRDVYNLCCREKMKLIAKGDANTAIGIMRSRKEKDPDFFFEYVLDKEGRLKSMFWCDAQSRRDYQLYGDVTVFDSTYKMNRYGMPFIPFVGVNNHRCTTVFGCAIVSDETEATYVWLLQTFLKANCQKKPRSIIIDGDAAMIRAIRLVLVDVLHRLCSWHVEKNMQKHLNYKSLNEFRALLYYSTSPTNFEARWHAFVCKWKTDKTEEWLRRMYRKRSLWAASYLSDGFFLGMRSNQRSESLNSCLHLHLDGGMTIVDLVVHYENCIVRLRENEAHDDCVSNQSLPSSVTEYKDIEKHPAEVFTHSNFYILQQNLKKMGELEIFETLVGVDCHTFIVTWRNNHKFQFSVNYQAENSENTIDCSCG; from the exons ATGGCCTACgtggacgccgtcgccgcccgcaaCTTCGTGATCAACCTCTCCGGGAACGTCCTCGCCGTCCACAGCCAGGCCAGGCCGGCCGAAGTGCACGTACCTGCCGT TGTTGGTAGTGAGGTCATTCTTCAATGGATAAAGATACTGGATTTACGGATCTGTTTTTGGATACGA GGGGATATTGACGTCCAGAACAAGGAAAATCATGGTGTTGAATCTTTCGCGGATAACATAAGCCAG GCTAACTTCGATGGTTGGAGTGGTGATGATGGCTATGAGCATGATGATGGAGCTAATATGGACATTGAGGAGGCTGAAATCCAGCAACGTGCGCTGGAGACACAGTTGAAGGTTATGGGTATGACATTTGCATCACAATGGGAGGCTTACATGTTCTATAATAACTATGCCAAAGACCGTGGATTCAGTATCAGAAAAGATAAGGTGAAACGAGTAAAAGGACTTTCAACCACTATTCGGTATAGGCGATACGTTTGCTCAAGGGCAGGAAAACGTCTCAGTAAATTTTTAAACCCGGAGGGCCGTACCCACAGGCTAAGACCTGAGACTCGTTGCGAGTGTGGCGCACATTTAGTCGTGAAGTTGGACAAAGGACGTGGAGTTTGGTTCGTGGCAGCTTTTATGGATGATCACAACCATTTGTTGGCTAGAGCAGATGAGTTGGTATTTCTGCGGCCACATCGAGTGATGGGAGATCACCAGATAGCTGAGATCTTGGCGATGGAAGGAGCTGGGATCAGAAAGCATATCATCGTCGACAACTTCATTAGCAGGCATGGCTCGTATGATAAGTGTGGGTTTCTGAGACGAGACGTCTACAACCTATGTTGCCGAGAAAAAATGAAGTTGATTGCGAAGGGTGATGCTAACACGGCAATCGGGATTATGAGGAGCAGAAAGGAGAAGGATCCAGACTTTTTCTTTGAGTACGTGCTCGATAAGGAGGGCCGTTTGAAGAGCATGTTCTGGTGCGATGCACAGTCGCGGAGGGACTATCAGTTGTATGGAGATGTGACTGTGTTTGATAGCACGTATAAGATGAACAGATATGGTATGCCGTTCATCCCCTTTGTTGGTGTAAATAATCACCGTTGCACCACAGTTTTTGGTTGTGCCATTGTGTCCGACGAGACCGAAGCGACGTACGTGTGGCTGCTCCAGACATTCCTGAAGGCTAATTGTCAGAAGAAGCCAAGGTCAATCATCATAGATGGAGACGCTGCAATGATACGAGCTATTCGGttggttttggttgatgtgttgCACCGTCTCTGCTCATGGCACGTGGAAAAAAATATGCAGAAGCACCTTAATTACAAATCGCTAAATGAGTTCAGGGCACTCTTGTACTACTCCACCTCTCCAACCAACTTTGAGGCGAGATGGCACGCTTTTGTCTGTAAATGGAAGACTGATAAAACAGAAGAGTGGCTGCGTAGGATGTACAGGAAGAGGAGTCTGTGGGCAGCATCATATCTGTCAGATGGTTTTTTTCTAGGTATGCGCAGTAATCAGAGGAGTGAAAGCCTTAACTcttgtcttcaccttcacctgGACGGCGGTATGACTATTGTTGATCTAGTTGTGCATTATGAGAATTGCATAGTTCGACTACGTGAGAACGAGGCGCATGATGACTGTGTTTCAAATCAGTCATTGCCATCATCAGTCACAGAATATAAGGACATTGAGAAGCATCCTGCCGAAGTATTCACTCATTCCAATTTTTATATTCTCCAACAAAATCTGAAGAAGATGGGAGAGCTTGAGATTTTTGAGACGCTAGTGGGAGTTGACTGCCACACCTTCATCGTGACATGGAGAAATAACCACAAATTTCAGTTCAGCGTGAATTATCAAGCTGAAAACTCTGAGAATACGATAGACTGCAGTTGTGGATGA